In Vicinamibacterales bacterium, the following are encoded in one genomic region:
- a CDS encoding cold shock domain-containing protein — protein MASMAGTIKRLVRDKGFGFILGSDGNEYFFHQSACSGIPFDSMHEGQSVTFDKGQGPKGPRGENVKPA, from the coding sequence ATGGCTTCGATGGCAGGCACGATCAAGAGACTCGTGCGCGACAAGGGCTTTGGGTTCATCCTGGGCAGCGACGGCAACGAGTACTTCTTCCACCAGTCGGCGTGCTCCGGCATTCCCTTCGACTCGATGCACGAAGGGCAGTCGGTGACGTTCGACAAGGGGCAGGGTCCGAAGGGGCCGCGCGGCGAGAACGTCAAGCCCGCGTAA
- the citF gene encoding citrate lyase subunit alpha: protein MARNSLGRDIPDTWHGKRYDPYKDPFSRMPTMDRATRPLVRRNPGESKVLPSLRDAIEKSGLRDGMTIATHHHLRNGDVLLNLVVKELDAMGFKDICIASSSVHPVHAEMIPSIRKGVVTRCETGVNGLIGELATRGEIDFPIVVRSHGGRARMLVTDEVPVDVAFIAAPCCDETGNLNGVSGPSACGSLGYAFTDARYARKVVAVTDNLVPYPASPVSISQSDVDYVVVLDSLGDSKKIVSTTTRVTRDPAGLLIAHYAAEVVEASGLLKDGFSFQTGAGGTSLAVADAIKRKMLAQKIRGSFGCGGITGYFVDMLEEGYFRTLFDVQCFDLRAVESIGKNLMHREISADLYANPFNRGSVVNMLDCVILGATEVDVNFNVNVNTESNGLLLHNTGGHSDTAAGAKLAVVVAPSIRGRLPIVRDEVTTITTPGETIDVVVTERGIAVSDKHVHLKKELLRRRLPLKDIRQLQAEINTLTGKPRPLEFEDKIVALIEYRDGSIIDVVRQVKA, encoded by the coding sequence ATGGCCAGGAATAGCCTGGGACGGGACATTCCCGACACCTGGCACGGCAAGCGGTACGACCCCTACAAGGACCCGTTCTCCCGGATGCCGACGATGGACCGCGCGACCAGGCCGCTGGTCCGCCGGAATCCGGGCGAGAGCAAGGTTCTCCCGTCGCTCCGGGACGCCATCGAGAAGTCCGGCCTCCGCGATGGGATGACGATCGCCACGCACCATCACCTGCGCAACGGCGACGTGCTGCTCAACCTCGTCGTGAAGGAACTCGACGCGATGGGGTTCAAGGACATCTGCATCGCCTCGAGTTCGGTGCACCCGGTGCACGCGGAGATGATCCCGTCGATCCGGAAGGGCGTGGTGACGCGCTGCGAGACCGGCGTCAACGGCCTCATCGGCGAGCTGGCCACCAGGGGCGAGATCGATTTCCCCATCGTGGTCCGGTCGCACGGCGGGCGTGCGCGCATGCTCGTCACCGACGAGGTACCGGTGGACGTCGCGTTCATCGCCGCGCCATGCTGCGATGAGACCGGCAACCTGAACGGCGTGAGCGGGCCGTCGGCGTGCGGGAGCCTCGGCTACGCCTTCACGGACGCACGCTACGCGCGCAAGGTCGTGGCCGTCACCGACAACCTGGTGCCCTACCCGGCGTCTCCGGTCAGCATCTCGCAGAGCGACGTGGACTACGTCGTCGTGCTCGATTCGCTCGGCGATTCGAAGAAGATCGTCTCCACCACGACGCGCGTCACGCGCGACCCGGCCGGCTTGCTGATCGCACACTACGCGGCCGAGGTGGTCGAGGCGTCCGGCCTGCTGAAGGACGGCTTCTCGTTCCAGACCGGCGCTGGCGGCACGTCGCTGGCGGTGGCGGACGCGATCAAGCGGAAGATGCTGGCCCAGAAGATTCGCGGCAGCTTCGGGTGCGGCGGCATCACCGGGTACTTCGTGGACATGCTGGAGGAGGGCTACTTCCGGACCCTCTTCGACGTCCAGTGCTTCGACCTGCGGGCGGTGGAGTCGATCGGCAAGAACCTCATGCACCGGGAGATCAGCGCCGACCTCTACGCCAACCCGTTCAACCGCGGGTCGGTGGTCAACATGCTCGACTGCGTGATCCTCGGCGCGACCGAAGTGGACGTGAACTTCAACGTGAACGTCAACACGGAGTCGAACGGTCTGCTGCTCCACAACACCGGCGGGCACTCGGACACGGCCGCCGGGGCCAAGCTCGCCGTCGTCGTCGCGCCGTCGATCCGCGGGCGCCTGCCAATCGTCCGCGACGAGGTCACGACGATCACGACCCCGGGCGAGACGATCGACGTGGTGGTGACCGAGCGCGGCATCGCCGTGTCGGACAAGCACGTCCACCTGAAGAAGGAACTGCTCCGTCGGCGCCTGCCGCTCAAGGACATCCGCCAGCTGCAGGCCGAGATCAACACGCTGACCGGCAAGCCGCGACCGCTCGAGTTCGAGGACAAGATCGTCGCCCTCATCGAGTATCGCGACGGCTCCATCATCGACGTCGTCAGGCAGGTGAAGGCATAG
- the rdgB gene encoding RdgB/HAM1 family non-canonical purine NTP pyrophosphatase, which yields MSSVLLLATTNAGKLREIRDVLAGLDVDVRALGDYPAVAEPEETGRTFAENARQKALYYAAATGARVVAEDSGLEIDALDGAPGIYSARFGGAEAPTYPEKFAMIDRMLRGRGQPESPARFVCSLALAEAGRILFEARGTVEGRITEPPRGSGGFGYDPIFFYPPLGCTLAELAQEQKSAVSHRGSAFRQLREFLLAHGS from the coding sequence ATGAGCAGCGTGCTGCTCCTCGCGACGACGAACGCGGGCAAGTTGCGCGAGATTCGTGACGTGCTCGCCGGACTCGACGTCGACGTGCGTGCGCTCGGCGACTACCCGGCCGTCGCCGAACCCGAGGAGACGGGCCGCACGTTCGCCGAGAACGCGCGGCAGAAGGCGCTCTACTACGCGGCCGCCACGGGCGCGCGGGTGGTTGCCGAGGATTCGGGCCTGGAGATCGACGCGCTCGATGGCGCGCCCGGGATCTACTCGGCGCGTTTTGGCGGCGCGGAGGCGCCGACGTATCCCGAGAAGTTCGCGATGATCGACCGGATGCTGCGCGGGCGCGGGCAGCCTGAGAGCCCGGCGCGGTTCGTCTGCTCGCTCGCACTGGCCGAGGCCGGCCGCATCCTGTTCGAGGCGCGCGGCACCGTGGAAGGGCGGATCACCGAACCGCCGCGCGGCAGTGGGGGGTTCGGGTACGACCCGATCTTCTTCTACCCGCCGCTCGGCTGCACGCTCGCTGAACTCGCGCAGGAGCAGAAGTCCGCCGTGAGCCACCGCGGCTCCGCGTTCCGGCAGTTGCGCGAGTTCCTCCTGGCTCACGGGTCCTGA
- a CDS encoding S4 domain-containing protein, with the protein MSPEPPTASDVRLDVWLDVACLFKTRAEAQKACTGGKVDVNGVAGKPHRLLHVGDEIRINRPLGRKQVVVVRTLADRHVPKAEARELYEDRTPPPTPEELEQRELERVFRRTFGTRPAHAPDKRERRALRKLKGH; encoded by the coding sequence ATGTCCCCCGAACCACCGACCGCCAGCGATGTTCGCCTGGACGTGTGGCTGGATGTTGCCTGCCTCTTCAAGACGCGGGCGGAGGCGCAGAAGGCGTGTACCGGCGGGAAGGTCGATGTGAACGGCGTGGCCGGCAAGCCGCATCGGCTGCTCCACGTGGGCGATGAGATCCGGATCAATCGCCCGCTCGGCCGAAAGCAAGTGGTCGTCGTGCGGACGCTGGCGGATCGACACGTGCCGAAGGCCGAGGCCCGCGAACTCTACGAGGATCGCACGCCGCCGCCGACGCCGGAAGAACTGGAGCAGCGCGAACTCGAGCGCGTGTTCCGACGCACGTTCGGCACGCGTCCGGCGCACGCGCCGGACAAGCGCGAACGGCGGGCGTTGCGAAAGCTGAAGGGCCATTGA
- a CDS encoding N-acetylmuramoyl-L-alanine amidase: MASPQSRLLIACVVVLLAVASIAARQATPIRAALPLTVISQEGRRPLAAVLVGDQVMVALDDLAALFQLAIRDDTLGGAVTVGYKGKAVILTPGQALASAGGRLVSLPAPVTRDGRRWLVPVEFISRALGPIFDARLDVRKNSRLVLVGDVRVPRISVREDVLGPQTRVTFEMTPRTPHTITQEAGHLLVRFDSDALDVSLPATGPQGLVQAVRIADPNTTIAIDVGPRFGAYRASLTPQEGNASQLIVDIMPAGSEPVSQPPGRPPAPAPTVPSSGPDQQAAPAASPVSGGLRTVVLDPGHGGDETGAKGAGGVLEKDVALGVARRLKAALEGRLGVRVLLTRDGDQAVPLDDRAALANNNKADLFLSIHANASVRKEVSGAQIYYLAADQSGEDARTSAATHQALPTLGGGTREIEMILWEMAQLRHLTESALLAGAVEEQCRGRVRLNVRPVQQAPFRVLAGANMPAVLVEVGFVTNPDEEQQLGSDAYQNTLAQALFDGVVRFRDRADRAQAPPVPPLPIPAPASVVKDPSRDHR, from the coding sequence TTGGCCTCACCCCAATCCCGTCTGCTCATCGCGTGCGTCGTCGTGCTCCTGGCCGTTGCGTCAATCGCAGCCCGCCAGGCGACGCCTATCCGCGCGGCGCTTCCCTTGACGGTGATCTCCCAGGAGGGACGTCGGCCGCTGGCCGCTGTGCTGGTCGGCGACCAGGTGATGGTGGCGCTCGACGACCTGGCGGCCTTGTTTCAACTGGCGATTCGTGACGACACGCTTGGTGGCGCGGTCACCGTCGGCTACAAGGGCAAGGCGGTCATCCTCACGCCCGGGCAGGCGCTGGCGTCGGCCGGCGGCCGGCTCGTGTCGCTGCCCGCCCCGGTCACCCGGGACGGACGCCGCTGGCTCGTGCCAGTCGAGTTCATCAGCCGCGCACTCGGCCCGATCTTCGACGCGCGGCTCGACGTCCGCAAGAACTCGCGGTTGGTGCTCGTCGGCGACGTGCGTGTGCCGCGGATCAGCGTGCGCGAGGACGTCCTCGGGCCGCAGACGCGCGTGACTTTCGAGATGACGCCTCGCACGCCTCACACGATCACCCAGGAGGCGGGTCATCTGCTGGTGCGGTTCGATTCCGACGCGCTCGACGTGTCACTCCCGGCCACGGGGCCGCAAGGACTCGTGCAGGCCGTTCGCATCGCGGACCCGAACACGACCATCGCGATCGACGTCGGCCCGCGCTTCGGCGCCTACCGTGCGTCGCTGACGCCACAGGAAGGCAACGCCAGCCAACTCATCGTCGACATCATGCCGGCCGGATCGGAGCCGGTTTCGCAGCCTCCCGGGCGCCCGCCCGCGCCCGCGCCGACAGTGCCGTCCTCCGGGCCGGATCAGCAGGCTGCTCCCGCGGCGTCCCCCGTGTCGGGCGGCCTCCGGACGGTCGTGCTCGACCCTGGCCATGGAGGGGATGAGACCGGCGCCAAGGGTGCGGGCGGCGTCCTCGAAAAGGACGTCGCGCTCGGCGTGGCGCGCCGCCTGAAAGCGGCGCTCGAAGGGCGCCTGGGCGTGCGCGTCCTGCTGACGCGCGACGGCGACCAGGCTGTGCCGCTCGACGACCGCGCGGCGCTCGCCAACAACAACAAGGCCGACCTCTTCCTCAGCATCCACGCGAACGCGTCGGTGCGAAAGGAAGTCAGCGGCGCGCAGATCTACTACCTGGCAGCGGACCAATCCGGCGAGGACGCACGGACATCGGCGGCCACGCATCAAGCCTTGCCGACGCTCGGCGGCGGCACTCGCGAGATCGAGATGATCCTCTGGGAGATGGCGCAACTGCGGCACCTGACCGAGTCGGCCTTGCTCGCAGGCGCGGTCGAGGAGCAGTGCCGTGGCCGCGTCCGTCTCAACGTGCGGCCGGTGCAGCAGGCGCCCTTCCGCGTGCTCGCCGGCGCCAACATGCCGGCGGTGCTCGTCGAGGTCGGTTTCGTCACCAACCCGGACGAAGAGCAACAACTCGGATCGGACGCGTATCAGAACACCCTCGCGCAGGCGCTGTTCGACGGCGTCGTCCGCTTCCGCGATCGGGCCGATCGGGCTCAGGCGCCGCCAGTGCCGCCGCTGCCGATCCCGGCACCAGCGTCGGTCGTCAAGGACCCGAGTCGGGATCACCGATGA
- a CDS encoding DUF3788 family protein, producing MERPLLNDKNQYPDDDVLAKCLGKAKPAWDAFAAGIAAEFGDGALQWRYYSDGKAWLCKVSHKKKTVCWVSVWDRFFKTAFYFTAKSDKDIEALPIPSDLKDRYRAHQPIGKLKPLAVEVRTRKALEPVSVLVTYKSGLK from the coding sequence ATGGAACGACCGCTGCTGAACGACAAGAACCAGTACCCGGACGATGACGTGCTGGCGAAGTGCCTCGGCAAGGCCAAGCCCGCCTGGGACGCGTTTGCCGCCGGCATCGCGGCGGAGTTCGGGGACGGCGCCCTCCAATGGCGGTACTACAGCGACGGCAAGGCGTGGCTCTGCAAGGTGTCCCACAAGAAGAAGACCGTGTGCTGGGTCTCGGTCTGGGACAGGTTCTTCAAGACGGCCTTCTACTTCACCGCAAAGAGCGACAAAGACATCGAGGCACTGCCGATTCCGTCGGACCTGAAAGACCGGTACCGGGCGCACCAGCCGATTGGCAAGTTGAAGCCACTCGCCGTTGAGGTGAGAACCAGGAAGGCACTCGAGCCCGTCTCCGTGCTCGTGACGTACAAGAGCGGCTTGAAGTAA
- a CDS encoding GerMN domain-containing protein, whose amino-acid sequence MTRRRLVVWIVVVICGLAAIGAAFILLPRWYAESNEPAVRSEPSAPPAARRIKARLLYIAPDGLRLLAIERDVLFGEGTLEQARRIVEAQLEAAPSPLASPVPAGTKLRALYLGPSGEAYVDLSRDVSSAHSGGALDEILTVYALVDALTMNLPAVTAVQILVDGREVDTLAGHVDLRRPLLKNTTWIEELQTAPAPPAGALPPAGTLDTPPPAGPPGGPATKSPIE is encoded by the coding sequence ATGACCAGGCGACGCCTCGTGGTCTGGATCGTCGTCGTCATCTGCGGCCTCGCGGCCATCGGCGCCGCCTTCATCCTCCTGCCGCGCTGGTATGCCGAATCGAACGAGCCGGCCGTCCGGTCGGAACCGTCCGCCCCGCCGGCAGCCAGACGAATCAAGGCCCGGTTGCTGTACATCGCACCCGACGGCCTCCGGCTCCTCGCGATCGAACGCGACGTCCTCTTCGGCGAGGGCACGCTCGAGCAGGCGCGTCGCATTGTCGAGGCGCAGCTCGAGGCCGCTCCTTCCCCGCTGGCGTCTCCGGTCCCGGCGGGCACGAAGCTGCGCGCTCTATATCTCGGCCCGAGCGGCGAGGCGTACGTGGACTTGAGCCGCGACGTGTCGAGCGCCCACTCGGGCGGCGCCCTCGACGAGATCCTCACGGTCTACGCGCTCGTCGACGCGCTCACCATGAATCTCCCCGCGGTCACCGCCGTGCAGATCCTGGTGGACGGCCGCGAGGTGGACACGCTCGCCGGCCACGTGGATCTGCGCCGGCCGCTGCTCAAGAACACGACCTGGATCGAGGAACTCCAGACGGCCCCCGCCCCGCCTGCGGGCGCGTTGCCTCCGGCGGGCACCCTCGACACGCCACCACCGGCCGGGCCGCCCGGGGGACCAGCCACGAAATCACCGATCGAATGA
- a CDS encoding SRPBCC family protein: MDGDVVGTDRIEKRIVLRAPRSRVWRALSNAAEFGSWFGVDFGGLSFAPGASVRGRITYPGYEHLTLEVWIEEMEPERVFSFRWHPHAVDPGVDYSKEPTTLVTFELQEVAHGTQLTVVESGFDAIPIHRRAQTLRMNENGWTEQVRNIDAYVTHRE; this comes from the coding sequence ATGGACGGCGATGTCGTCGGTACGGATCGGATCGAGAAGCGCATCGTGCTGCGCGCCCCGCGTTCCCGCGTCTGGCGCGCCCTGTCGAATGCCGCGGAGTTCGGCTCGTGGTTCGGCGTCGACTTCGGCGGCCTGTCCTTCGCTCCCGGTGCGTCGGTGCGGGGACGGATCACCTATCCCGGCTACGAGCACCTGACGCTGGAGGTCTGGATCGAGGAGATGGAGCCCGAACGGGTGTTCTCCTTTCGCTGGCATCCCCACGCCGTCGATCCGGGCGTGGACTACTCCAAGGAGCCGACGACCCTCGTGACGTTCGAGTTGCAGGAGGTGGCGCACGGGACCCAGCTCACCGTCGTCGAGTCTGGATTCGATGCGATCCCGATTCACCGCCGTGCCCAGACCCTGCGCATGAACGAGAATGGCTGGACCGAGCAGGTCAGGAACATCGACGCGTATGTCACGCACCGGGAATAG
- the rph gene encoding ribonuclease PH produces the protein MTRSDSRPVNVLRTTRLTPHYVKHPEGSVLIEAGDTRVICTASVEDRVPPFRRNSGKGWVTAEYGMLPRATTTRNQREASAGKVGGRTQEIQRLIGRSLRAVTRLEELGERTIWIDCDVIQADGGTRTASITGGFVALALALQKLRDQGTIATMPVRDYVAATSVGIVDGEPLLDLAYEEDSRAEVDMNIVQTGDGRFIEVQGTAEAAPFGRDALVAMLDLAAEGIRQLNALQRDIIGVLPR, from the coding sequence ATGACCCGATCAGACAGTCGTCCCGTCAACGTGCTGCGCACCACCCGCCTGACGCCGCACTATGTGAAGCATCCCGAGGGATCGGTCCTCATCGAGGCCGGAGACACCCGCGTGATCTGTACGGCCAGTGTCGAGGACCGCGTGCCGCCGTTCCGCCGCAACAGCGGCAAGGGCTGGGTGACGGCCGAATACGGGATGTTGCCCCGCGCCACGACGACGAGGAACCAGCGCGAGGCGTCGGCCGGAAAGGTGGGCGGCCGGACGCAGGAGATCCAGCGATTGATCGGCCGGTCCTTGCGCGCCGTCACGCGGCTCGAGGAGCTTGGTGAGCGCACGATATGGATCGACTGCGACGTCATCCAGGCCGATGGCGGGACGCGCACCGCGTCCATCACCGGCGGCTTCGTGGCGCTCGCGCTCGCGCTGCAGAAACTGCGCGACCAGGGCACCATCGCCACCATGCCCGTCCGGGACTACGTCGCCGCCACCAGCGTCGGCATCGTCGACGGCGAGCCGCTGCTCGACCTCGCGTACGAGGAGGACTCGCGCGCCGAGGTGGACATGAACATCGTCCAGACCGGCGACGGACGATTCATCGAGGTGCAGGGCACCGCCGAGGCCGCGCCCTTCGGCCGCGACGCCCTCGTGGCCATGCTCGATCTCGCCGCGGAGGGGATCCGGCAATTGAACGCGCTGCAGCGCGACATCATCGGTGTCCTCCCGCGATGA
- a CDS encoding metallophosphoesterase: protein MHSTSRISRAALVVAVAVALVAAVAVTVAAQAPAPARVVAIADVHGAFAELVTLLQRTALVDGNRHWVGGPATLVQTGDLLDRGPRSRECLDLVMDLERQAAKAGGRLVPLLGNHEAMMVMGDLRYVTPEIFRTFATAQSHKVREKAYRDYTRFLAAHAAHGHAVAPDADGTTRKKWMDEHPLGFFEYRDAFGPDGKYGRWIRGHHAIVQIGGGLFVHGGLNPALEFRSVAELDARVGVELQDFDRIWKALARKKVVWRHMTLVEAVKHVGDELKRKQAQARPADPAVVRDMEALLGYRQWLAASSNGPLWYRGLAQDPEEKLTAGLNAMLARLAARYVVVGHTITPNATITPRFASHVFAIDTGMLTQDSKGRASALEIRDGRFTAFYGDGAPQAVDPPALARPPLVNVPVMSWATGRAPAGAHRGPKSLGFSR, encoded by the coding sequence ATGCATTCGACCTCGAGGATCTCGCGTGCCGCGCTGGTCGTTGCCGTGGCCGTCGCGCTTGTCGCCGCGGTCGCCGTCACTGTCGCCGCGCAGGCCCCGGCGCCGGCGCGCGTCGTGGCCATCGCCGACGTGCACGGGGCGTTCGCCGAACTGGTGACGCTCCTGCAACGCACGGCCCTGGTCGATGGCAACCGCCACTGGGTGGGCGGCCCGGCCACACTGGTCCAGACCGGTGACCTCCTGGACCGTGGCCCGCGCTCGCGCGAATGCCTCGACCTCGTGATGGACCTCGAGCGGCAGGCCGCAAAGGCCGGCGGGAGGCTCGTCCCGTTGCTCGGCAACCACGAAGCCATGATGGTGATGGGCGACCTGCGATACGTCACCCCGGAGATCTTCCGCACGTTCGCGACGGCGCAGTCCCACAAGGTGCGCGAGAAAGCCTACCGCGATTACACCAGGTTCCTTGCCGCGCATGCCGCTCACGGCCACGCCGTTGCGCCGGACGCCGACGGGACAACCCGCAAGAAGTGGATGGACGAACACCCCCTGGGCTTCTTCGAGTATCGGGACGCGTTCGGCCCCGACGGCAAGTATGGGCGATGGATCCGCGGCCATCACGCCATCGTCCAGATCGGCGGCGGGTTGTTCGTGCACGGCGGCCTGAATCCCGCGCTCGAATTCCGAAGCGTGGCGGAACTCGATGCGCGTGTCGGCGTGGAACTGCAGGACTTCGACCGAATCTGGAAGGCGCTCGCACGCAAGAAGGTGGTCTGGCGCCACATGACGCTGGTCGAGGCGGTCAAGCACGTCGGCGACGAACTGAAGCGGAAGCAGGCCCAGGCCCGGCCCGCCGATCCGGCCGTCGTTCGGGACATGGAAGCGTTGCTCGGGTACCGGCAGTGGCTGGCGGCCTCGTCGAACGGTCCGCTGTGGTACCGCGGCCTGGCCCAGGATCCCGAGGAGAAGCTGACCGCCGGCCTGAATGCGATGCTCGCGAGGCTCGCGGCGCGCTACGTGGTGGTGGGCCACACCATCACGCCCAACGCGACGATCACACCCCGCTTCGCCAGCCACGTCTTCGCGATTGACACCGGGATGCTCACGCAGGATTCCAAGGGCCGTGCGTCGGCGCTGGAGATTCGGGACGGGCGCTTCACGGCGTTCTACGGCGACGGCGCCCCGCAGGCGGTCGATCCGCCGGCGCTGGCGCGCCCGCCCCTCGTGAACGTTCCCGTGATGAGCTGGGCCACCGGCCGCGCGCCCGCTGGCGCTCATCGCGGGCCGAAATCATTGGGTTTTTCGCGCTGA
- a CDS encoding triphosphoribosyl-dephospho-CoA synthase, which produces MTRFSDRLALALVDGARAELELTPKPGLVDRLDNGSHPDLSFEAMGRSIALLPLYFDALLDIARRAPALDLAACVQAGVDAEARMAATIGSNAHRGYIFLGGLVLLGATEFERRGQLATVAALRAAIRGVASRVLGSPVPRPSAGPTSNGAAVRQRHALGGIHREALEGLPSVFDVGLPVCADRLKTAHPSPRAAATGAATQARHYLMAVLMQSVEDTTAVHRCGPAGLARLRTDGARLQHIIEQQADYQPYLRALNDEYRAMRLTMGGVADCLAICLALHEVELAR; this is translated from the coding sequence ATGACGCGTTTCTCCGATCGCCTGGCGCTCGCACTCGTCGACGGCGCTCGCGCCGAGCTCGAACTCACGCCCAAACCAGGCCTCGTCGATCGCCTCGACAACGGCTCGCACCCCGACCTGTCGTTCGAGGCCATGGGCCGGTCCATCGCGTTGCTCCCGCTCTACTTCGACGCACTCCTCGACATCGCTCGCCGTGCGCCCGCACTGGACCTGGCCGCCTGCGTCCAGGCGGGCGTGGATGCCGAAGCGCGAATGGCCGCCACGATCGGCAGCAACGCGCATCGCGGCTACATCTTTCTGGGCGGGCTCGTCCTGCTCGGTGCCACAGAGTTCGAGCGTCGCGGACAGTTGGCCACCGTCGCTGCACTGCGCGCGGCCATTCGCGGCGTCGCATCGCGCGTGCTTGGCTCTCCGGTCCCTCGACCCAGCGCTGGTCCCACGTCCAACGGCGCTGCGGTTCGGCAGCGACACGCACTTGGCGGCATCCACCGGGAGGCGCTCGAGGGACTACCGTCGGTGTTCGATGTTGGCCTGCCCGTCTGCGCGGATCGACTGAAAACGGCGCACCCCTCGCCACGGGCCGCGGCAACCGGCGCTGCGACCCAAGCGCGGCACTACCTCATGGCCGTGCTCATGCAGTCGGTCGAGGACACGACGGCGGTCCATCGCTGCGGTCCGGCCGGCCTGGCCCGACTGCGGACGGATGGCGCCAGGCTGCAGCACATCATCGAACAGCAGGCCGACTATCAGCCGTATCTGCGAGCCCTCAACGACGAGTACCGGGCCATGAGGCTCACGATGGGCGGCGTCGCCGACTGCCTGGCGATCTGCCTGGCGCTCCACGAGGTCGAGTTGGCGCGCTGA
- a CDS encoding metalloregulator ArsR/SmtB family transcription factor has protein sequence MSRTGNSSGRGRADTDASADVFAALGDRTRLRVVTRLCRDGPMSLVRLTAGSEVTRQAVRKHLQVLARAGLVRGSRHGRESVWELDPRRLEIARRYLDLVSRRWDSTLDRLRAAVEH, from the coding sequence ATGTCACGCACCGGGAATAGCAGCGGCCGAGGGCGCGCGGATACCGACGCTTCCGCGGACGTGTTCGCCGCGCTCGGCGATCGGACGCGCCTCCGCGTGGTGACGCGGTTGTGCCGGGACGGGCCGATGTCGCTCGTCCGGCTCACCGCCGGCTCGGAGGTGACGCGCCAGGCCGTCAGGAAACACCTGCAGGTCCTGGCCCGTGCCGGCCTCGTGCGCGGGTCCCGCCACGGCCGCGAGAGCGTCTGGGAACTCGATCCGCGGAGGCTCGAGATCGCGCGACGCTACCTGGACCTCGTGTCCAGGCGCTGGGACAGCACGCTCGACCGCCTGAGGGCCGCGGTGGAGCATTGA
- a CDS encoding citrate lyase holo-[acyl-carrier protein] synthase has translation MALDLPALRRQLLDAREVRDARIRRHFGTGSTLVFLGTNIPGPDKHLVELDRLMTVWLDGVVAEFADAIVVDRGDDALGPWELIGTRMEPEVAKRRAVALEEALRAGRLLDLDVYAPDGSQVDRRRIGLPPRCCLVCDEPAGECIRAGRHTTAELHAAVCTLLVTP, from the coding sequence ATGGCACTCGACCTCCCGGCGCTTCGGCGACAGTTGCTCGACGCGCGGGAGGTGCGCGACGCGCGGATCCGTCGCCACTTCGGCACGGGGTCGACGCTCGTCTTCCTCGGCACCAACATCCCCGGCCCGGACAAACATCTGGTCGAACTCGACCGCCTGATGACGGTCTGGCTCGACGGCGTCGTGGCGGAGTTCGCCGACGCCATCGTGGTCGACCGGGGTGACGATGCACTCGGCCCCTGGGAACTCATCGGAACCCGCATGGAGCCAGAGGTTGCCAAGCGCCGCGCGGTCGCGCTCGAAGAGGCCCTGCGGGCCGGACGCCTCCTCGATCTCGACGTCTACGCGCCAGACGGCAGCCAGGTGGATCGGCGACGAATCGGACTCCCGCCCAGGTGTTGTCTCGTGTGCGACGAACCGGCCGGCGAGTGCATCAGGGCCGGCAGGCATACGACCGCCGAACTCCACGCCGCCGTCTGCACCCTGCTCGTGACCCCATGA